One Telluria mixta DNA window includes the following coding sequences:
- a CDS encoding cysteine hydrolase family protein: MTALLIIDMQKGMRSPTLPPRNNPQAEANLARLLAAWRERGEPVVLVRHISRSPTSVFAPGQSGAEFQEAFAPLPHEHVVEKNVPDAFVNTGLERWLHARGIRDVVIAGVSTNNSVEATARTAGNLGFATVVVADACFTFEKRDFGGTLRSAEDVHLMALANLHGEYAEVRTTADVLALNPA, encoded by the coding sequence ATGACCGCACTACTCATCATCGACATGCAAAAAGGTATGCGGAGCCCGACCCTGCCGCCCCGGAACAACCCGCAGGCGGAAGCCAACCTCGCCCGCCTGCTGGCCGCGTGGCGGGAGCGGGGAGAGCCCGTCGTCCTCGTCCGCCACATCAGCCGCTCGCCGACGTCGGTGTTCGCGCCCGGCCAGAGCGGCGCCGAGTTCCAGGAAGCGTTCGCTCCGCTGCCGCATGAACACGTCGTCGAAAAGAACGTGCCGGATGCCTTCGTCAACACGGGGCTCGAGCGGTGGCTGCACGCGCGCGGCATCCGCGACGTCGTCATCGCCGGCGTGAGCACGAACAATTCGGTCGAGGCGACGGCGCGCACGGCCGGCAATCTCGGGTTTGCGACGGTCGTCGTGGCGGATGCCTGCTTTACCTTCGAGAAGAGGGATTTCGGCGGTACCTTGCGCAGCGCGGAAGACGTCCATCTGATGGCGCTGGCGAACCTGCATGGCGAGTATGCAGAGGTGCGCACCACTGCCGACGTCCTCGCCCTCAATCCCGCCTGA
- a CDS encoding LysR family transcriptional regulator, with amino-acid sequence MDLLDSMKVYVLTVEKGSLSAAADACGMSATMAGNHVRALEQRLGMQLMHRTTRRQHVTAFGEAYYARCKEILRLVAETDAQAHTMRLAPAGTLRVSAPVTFGTEALAPVLSDYLARYPQVDVELDISDRFVDLMEDGYEAIIRVGQLPPDANVVARPLAPYRLMLCASPDYLARRGMPATPADLASHDCLAFGAASINQWRFQHDHDVCQVPVTGRVKINNGQALRTAALQGLGIVLQPTILLEADVRAGRLVQLFPEYGLPERPMHIVYLPDRYRSPKLRSFIDFVVEHFGEPTP; translated from the coding sequence ATGGATCTGCTGGACAGCATGAAGGTCTACGTGCTCACCGTCGAGAAGGGCAGCCTGAGCGCGGCGGCGGACGCGTGCGGCATGTCGGCGACGATGGCCGGCAACCACGTGCGCGCGCTCGAGCAGCGGCTCGGCATGCAGCTGATGCACCGCACGACGCGGCGCCAGCACGTGACGGCGTTCGGCGAGGCGTATTACGCGCGCTGCAAGGAGATCCTGCGGCTCGTGGCCGAGACGGATGCCCAGGCGCACACGATGCGCCTCGCGCCCGCGGGCACGTTACGCGTCAGCGCGCCCGTCACGTTCGGCACGGAGGCGCTGGCGCCGGTGCTGTCCGATTACCTGGCGCGCTATCCGCAAGTGGATGTCGAACTGGATATTTCCGATCGCTTCGTCGACCTGATGGAAGACGGCTACGAAGCCATCATCCGCGTCGGCCAATTGCCGCCGGATGCGAACGTCGTCGCCCGGCCGCTGGCGCCGTACCGGCTGATGCTGTGCGCGTCGCCCGACTACCTTGCGCGGCGCGGTATGCCGGCGACGCCGGCCGACCTGGCCAGTCACGACTGCCTCGCATTCGGCGCCGCCAGCATCAACCAGTGGCGCTTCCAGCACGATCACGACGTCTGCCAGGTGCCCGTCACCGGACGCGTGAAAATCAACAACGGGCAGGCCTTGCGCACCGCGGCGCTGCAGGGGCTCGGCATCGTGCTGCAGCCGACGATCCTGCTCGAGGCCGACGTGCGGGCAGGGCGGCTCGTCCAGCTGTTTCCCGAGTACGGATTGCCGGAGCGGCCGATGCACATCGTCTACCTGCCGGACCGGTATCGCTCGCCCAAACTGCGCAGTTTTATTGATTTCGTCGTCGAACATTTCGGAGAGCCGACCCCATGA
- the sodC gene encoding superoxide dismutase [Cu-Zn] SodC, whose amino-acid sequence MTIKSLIALACALTAAAGAHAADQLQASMTLVGPDGTGKPIGVVTITESKSGLVFTPNLTNLPPGSHGYHVHETGSCGTNEKDGKKVPAGAAGGHFDPTGAKHHGGPSGDGHLGDLPPLVVADNGGASTAVTAPRLTKLSEVKGKALMIHAGGDNFADQPKPLGGGGDRIACGVIQ is encoded by the coding sequence ATGACCATCAAATCGCTCATCGCGCTCGCATGCGCGCTGACCGCGGCCGCCGGCGCCCACGCCGCCGACCAGCTGCAAGCGTCGATGACGCTCGTCGGCCCCGACGGCACCGGCAAACCGATCGGCGTCGTGACCATTACCGAATCCAAGAGCGGGCTCGTGTTCACGCCCAACCTGACGAACCTGCCGCCGGGATCCCACGGCTACCATGTGCACGAGACGGGCAGCTGCGGCACGAACGAGAAGGATGGCAAGAAGGTCCCGGCCGGCGCTGCCGGCGGTCACTTCGATCCGACCGGTGCCAAGCACCATGGCGGCCCGTCCGGCGACGGCCACCTGGGCGACCTGCCGCCGCTCGTCGTCGCGGACAACGGTGGCGCCAGCACGGCCGTGACCGCGCCGCGTTTGACGAAACTGTCCGAAGTGAAGGGCAAGGCCCTGATGATCCACGCCGGCGGCGACAATTTCGCTGACCAGCCGAAGCCGCTGGGCGGTGGCGGCGACCGC